In a single window of the Balearica regulorum gibbericeps isolate bBalReg1 chromosome 7, bBalReg1.pri, whole genome shotgun sequence genome:
- the LOC104630155 gene encoding cytochrome P450 2C19 — MELLGAATVVLLVCIACLLSFTAWKMRSGTGKMPPGPAPLPILGNLLQVKPKNLSKTLKKLSEEYGPVFTVHLGSDPVVVLHGHDVVKEALVDRADEFAARGHMAIGDRANNGLGIVFSNNEEWLQVRRFALSTLRNFGMGKRSIEERIQDETEHLLEEINKTKRTPFDPTFMLSCAVSNVICCIVFGKRYDYKDKKFLSLMNNMNNIFEMMNSHWGQLYQMFSKVLDYLPGPHNNIFAEFDALKAFVSEEVKMHQASLDPNSPQDFIDCFLSKMQEEKEHPNSSFHMKNLITSTFDLFIAGTETTSTTIRYGLLLLLKYPKIQEKVQEEIDRVVGRSRRPCVADRTQMPYTDAVVHEIQRFISLVPLALPHTVTKHTRFRGYVIPKGTTIFPILSSVLHDSKEFPNPNEFNPGHFLNENGTFRKSEFFIPFSAGKRICPGEGLARMEIFLLIATILQHFTLKPVIDPQELNITATLSGISNVPPAYQLRALPR, encoded by the exons ATGGAGCTCCTGGGAGCAGCCACTGTTGTCCTCCTGGTTTGCATTGCTTGCCTACTCTCCTTCACAGCATGGAAAATGAGGTCTGGAACGGGGAAGATGCCGCCAGGACCAGCTCCCCTTCCCATCCTAGGTAATCTGCTGCAGGTGAAACCAAAGAACTTGTCCAAAACCCTCAAAAAG CTCAGTGAAGAGTATGGACCAGTGTTCACAGTGCACCTGGGCTCTGACCCAGTGGTGGTGCTGCATGGACATGATGTGGTGAAAGAAGCCTTGGTTGATCGTGCAGATGAGTTTGCTGCCAGAGGACACATGGCAATAGGAGACAGGGCTAACAATGGATTAG ggATTGTTTTTAGCAACAATGAGGAGTGGTTACAAGTCCGGCGGTTTGCTCTCAGCACTCTGCGCAACTTTGGAATGGGGAAGAGGAGCATTGAAGAGAGGATCCAGGATGAAACTGAACACTTGCTGGAAGAGATCAACAAAACAAAGA GAACACCTTTTGACCCAACCTTcatgctgagctgtgctgtcTCCAATGTCATATGCTGCATTGTCTTTGGGAAACGATATGACTATAAAGACAAGAAGTTCCTGTCCCTGATGAACAACATGAACAACATCTTTGAGATGATGAACTCCCACTGGGGACAG ctctACCAGATGTTTTCAAAGGTCCTGGATTACTTGCCTGGCCCACACAACAACATTTTCGCAGAATTTGATGCTCTAAAAGCCTTTGTGTCAGAGGAGGTGAAGATGCACCAAGCCTCCCTAGATCCCAACTCCCCTCAAGATTTCATTGACTGTTTCCTCAGCAAAATGCAGGAG GAGAAAGAGCATCCCAATTCCAGTTTCCACATGAAGAACCTGATAACCAGCACCTTTGACTTGTTCATTGCTGGAACAGAGACAACTAGCACCACTATAAGATATGGGCTTCTGCTTCTTCTCAAATACCCGAAGATACAAG AGAAAGTTCAGGAAGAGATTGACCGGGTAGTAGGACGATCACGAAGACCTTGTGTGGCTGACCGGACCCAGATGCCCTACACGGATGCGGTGGTCCATGAAATCCAGCGCTTCATCTCCCTCGTCCCCCTGGCTCTCCCTCACACTGTGACCAAACACACCCGCTTCAGAGGATACGTCATTCCCAAG GGCACCACAATCTTTCCCATCCTCAGCTCTGTCCTCCATGACAGTAAAGAGTTTCCAAACCCAAATGAGTTCAATCCTGGACATTTCTTGAATGAGAATGGCACCTTTAGGAAGAGTGAGTTCTTCATACCCTTCTCAGCAG gGAAGCGAATATGCCCTGGAGAAGGCCTGGCACGCATGGAGATATTCTTACTCATAGCCACCATCTTGCAGCACTTTACCTTGAAGCCTGTCATCGACCCCCAGGAACTCAACATAACCGCAACGCTGAGTGGAATAAGCAACGTACCTCCTGCCTACCAGCTCCGTGCTCTCCCTCGCTGA
- the ZP4 gene encoding zona pellucida sperm-binding protein 4 isoform X2 has protein sequence MLKPLLLSPLSLDTEGKAHALQNDSDCGLWVSGAPDGSRKVSVSYTGCYVFEWDGNYLMLVGLEGTDAAGQKVIHKEKLLRCPVDFPALDAPSSSVCSAVLSQDRLPCASLPISQGDCELRGCCYDPRDRVKPCYFGNTVTAHCTSEGQFSIAISRDVTLPPVILDSVQLASGHGTGCVPVVKNNAFVVYQFPLSACGTTFQVTGDQAIYENELVASRDVKTGSLGSVTRDSTFRLHVRCSYSMTGSFIPLSVQVFTLPPLPAVSQPGPLSLELRVASDRSYTSYYTDSDYPVVKTLRDPVYAEVKILQRTDPELVLILHHCWATPSVNPQQKLQWPVLVDGCPYAGDNYQTQLVPLSLGSGLLFPSHYQRFTLYTFTFVDSTSQEMLSGLVYLHCSASVCHRSVQESCATTCAAQARGKRSAEHLQDSASHVSSKGPVIFLQDKLRWDTAMDGTGWSTSG, from the exons ATGCTGAAACCCCTGCTGCTGTCTCCTCTTTCCCTAGATACTGAGGGGAAGGCACATGCTCTGCAGAATGACTCTGACTGTGGGCTCTGGGTATCTGGAGCTCCAGATGGCTCCAGGAAAGTATCAGTCTCCTATACTGGCTGTTATGTCTTTGAATGG GATGGCAATTACCTCATGCTGGTTGGGCTTGAAGGAACAGATGCTGCTGGACAAAAGGTTATTCATAAAGAGAAGCTACTCAGGTGCCCTGTGGACTTTCCAG CCCTGGATGCTCCAAGCAGTAGTGTCTGTTCTGCTGTCCTCAGCCAAGACCGGCTGCCATGTGCCTCCTTGCCTATCAGTCAGGGAGACTGTGAATTGCGAGGCTGCTGCTACGACCCTAGGGACAGAGTGAAGCCTTGTTACTTTGGCAACACAG TGACAGCTCACTGCACATCAGAAGGCCAGTTTTCCATTGCTATCTCTCGAGATGTGACCCTGCCACCTGTTATCCTGGACTCTGTGCAACTGGCCAGTGGACATGGTACTGGTTGTGTCCCTGTTGTGAAAAACAATGCCTTTGTTGTGTACCAGTTCCCGCTTTCTGCCTGTGGCACCACTTTTCAG GTGACTGGAGACCAGGCCATATATGAGAATGAGTTGGTGGCTTCAAGGGATGTGAAGACTGGGAGCCTTGGTTCTGTCACTAGGGATAGCACTTTCAG GTTACATGTTCGCTGTAGTTACTCCATGACTGGGAGCTTTATCCCCTTGAGTGTTCAGGTCTTCACATTGCCACCTCTCCCTGCTGTGTCCCAGCCAGGTCCTCTGTCCTTGGAGCTGCGTGTTGCCTCAG ATAGAAGCTATACTTCCTACTATACTGACAGTGACTATCCTGTGGTGAAGACTCTGAGAGATCCTGTTTATGCAGAAGTAAAGATCCTTCAGAGAACAGATCCAGAGTTGGTTTTGATCCTTCACCACTGCTGGGCCACACCAAGTGTTAACCCCCAGCAAAAGCTGCAGTGGCCTGTCTTGGTGGATGG GTGCCCTTATGCAGGAGACAACTATCAGACACAGTTGGTACCTTTGAGTCTTGGCTCAGGACTGCTGTTCCCCTCTCATTACCAGCGTTTCACCCTCTACACCTTCACCTTTGTGGACTCCACTTCCCAAGAGATGCTCTCTGGGCTG GTGTACCTCCACTGCAGTGCCTCAGTGTGCCACCGGTCTGTACAGGAATCCTGTGCCACCACTTGTGCTGCTCAAGCCA GGGGTAAAAGGAGTGCTGAGCATCTTCAGGACAGTGCCTCCCATGTCTCCAGCAAAGGCCCTGTGATTTTCCTCCAGGACAAGTTAAGATGGGACACAGCAATGGATGGCACTG GTTGGAGCACGTCTGGATGA
- the ZP4 gene encoding zona pellucida sperm-binding protein 4 isoform X1 produces MLKPLLLSPLSLDTEGKAHALQNDSDCGLWVSGAPDGSRKVSVSYTGCYVFEWDGNYLMLVGLEGTDAAGQKVIHKEKLLRCPVDFPALDAPSSSVCSAVLSQDRLPCASLPISQGDCELRGCCYDPRDRVKPCYFGNTVTAHCTSEGQFSIAISRDVTLPPVILDSVQLASGHGTGCVPVVKNNAFVVYQFPLSACGTTFQVTGDQAIYENELVASRDVKTGSLGSVTRDSTFRLHVRCSYSMTGSFIPLSVQVFTLPPLPAVSQPGPLSLELRVASDRSYTSYYTDSDYPVVKTLRDPVYAEVKILQRTDPELVLILHHCWATPSVNPQQKLQWPVLVDGCPYAGDNYQTQLVPLSLGSGLLFPSHYQRFTLYTFTFVDSTSQEMLSGLVYLHCSASVCHRSVQESCATTCAAQARGKRSAEHLQDSASHVSSKGPVIFLQDKLRWDTAMDGTGAAVHAAAPWALGFAAVATGAALCMVLVAAVLWQRKGPVTHKINAL; encoded by the exons ATGCTGAAACCCCTGCTGCTGTCTCCTCTTTCCCTAGATACTGAGGGGAAGGCACATGCTCTGCAGAATGACTCTGACTGTGGGCTCTGGGTATCTGGAGCTCCAGATGGCTCCAGGAAAGTATCAGTCTCCTATACTGGCTGTTATGTCTTTGAATGG GATGGCAATTACCTCATGCTGGTTGGGCTTGAAGGAACAGATGCTGCTGGACAAAAGGTTATTCATAAAGAGAAGCTACTCAGGTGCCCTGTGGACTTTCCAG CCCTGGATGCTCCAAGCAGTAGTGTCTGTTCTGCTGTCCTCAGCCAAGACCGGCTGCCATGTGCCTCCTTGCCTATCAGTCAGGGAGACTGTGAATTGCGAGGCTGCTGCTACGACCCTAGGGACAGAGTGAAGCCTTGTTACTTTGGCAACACAG TGACAGCTCACTGCACATCAGAAGGCCAGTTTTCCATTGCTATCTCTCGAGATGTGACCCTGCCACCTGTTATCCTGGACTCTGTGCAACTGGCCAGTGGACATGGTACTGGTTGTGTCCCTGTTGTGAAAAACAATGCCTTTGTTGTGTACCAGTTCCCGCTTTCTGCCTGTGGCACCACTTTTCAG GTGACTGGAGACCAGGCCATATATGAGAATGAGTTGGTGGCTTCAAGGGATGTGAAGACTGGGAGCCTTGGTTCTGTCACTAGGGATAGCACTTTCAG GTTACATGTTCGCTGTAGTTACTCCATGACTGGGAGCTTTATCCCCTTGAGTGTTCAGGTCTTCACATTGCCACCTCTCCCTGCTGTGTCCCAGCCAGGTCCTCTGTCCTTGGAGCTGCGTGTTGCCTCAG ATAGAAGCTATACTTCCTACTATACTGACAGTGACTATCCTGTGGTGAAGACTCTGAGAGATCCTGTTTATGCAGAAGTAAAGATCCTTCAGAGAACAGATCCAGAGTTGGTTTTGATCCTTCACCACTGCTGGGCCACACCAAGTGTTAACCCCCAGCAAAAGCTGCAGTGGCCTGTCTTGGTGGATGG GTGCCCTTATGCAGGAGACAACTATCAGACACAGTTGGTACCTTTGAGTCTTGGCTCAGGACTGCTGTTCCCCTCTCATTACCAGCGTTTCACCCTCTACACCTTCACCTTTGTGGACTCCACTTCCCAAGAGATGCTCTCTGGGCTG GTGTACCTCCACTGCAGTGCCTCAGTGTGCCACCGGTCTGTACAGGAATCCTGTGCCACCACTTGTGCTGCTCAAGCCA GGGGTAAAAGGAGTGCTGAGCATCTTCAGGACAGTGCCTCCCATGTCTCCAGCAAAGGCCCTGTGATTTTCCTCCAGGACAAGTTAAGATGGGACACAGCAATGGATGGCACTG GAGCAGCTGTGCATGCTGCAGCCCCCTGGGCTCTGGGGTTTGCTGCGGTGGCAACTGGGGCAGCTCTGTGCATGGTGCTTgtggctgctgtgctgtggcaaAGGAAGGGGCCTGTAACACACAAAATCAATGCATTGTAA